The DNA region TGCCAATATTGCCTACCGCTTAACCGGTGTAGCTACTGCTCCGGCGGCTGTGGAAGACACCCGATGCGCCCTGATCTACCTGATCAGCAATGCTAAAAAACTGAACATTAACCCCAATAAGATCGTCATTATGGGTGGTTCTGCTGGTGGGCACCTTGCCTTAATGGGTGGGTTGCTCGAAAACGACCACATTTTTGATACCAATTGCAGGGGCATAGAAAACATTAAAGTTGCAGCCATTATCGATAAATATGGCATAACCGATGTGTGGGACTGGGGATATGGCCCCATAAAAACCAGCAAATCGGCCACCGCCTGGCTGGGCGATAAGGCAAAGGATAAAGACTTCGCTAGGTCTGTCTCCCCACTTTACCAGGTTAAGAAGACAAGTCCGCCGGTATTTATTGTGCACGGCGATGCCGACCCCATTGTACCTTACCAGCAGTCTGTTGCCCTTAAGGCAAAACTAGACGAGCTGGGCGTAAAAAATGAGTTCATTACTGTGAAAGGCGGACAGCATGGCAAGTTCTCTTCTGAAGACAACAAGATGGTGAACGCTAAAATTATGGACTTTCTGAAAGGGCTTGGCTTATGAAAGTTCAAGGACTAAGGTGGTATATCATAGCGTTGATTGCGGTGGCAACGGTGATCAATTACATTGACCGCAGCGCCATCAACATCATGTGGCCCTACATCTATAAGGAATTTGGCATTGCAGATGCCGACAATAAAAGTGCGCTTGCCCTCATTACCACTTTTTTTATGATTGCCTATGCACTGGGGCAAACCTTTACCGGTAAGCTGATGGATGCGGTGGGCACACGACTGGGTATGACCATTTCTATCATCAGCTGGAGCGTTTCCATTGCCCTGCATGCCTTCGCGCGTACGCTTTTGTCATTCAACATTTTCAGGTTCCTCCTGGGCTTTTCAGAGGCGGGCAACTGGCCTGGTGCCACCAAAAGCAATGCAGAGTGGTTCCCTCCTAAAGAAAGGGCTATAGCCCAGGGCATCTTTGGTGCAGGTGCCTCACTCGGTTCAGTGGTATCGGCACCTGTTATTGCCCTGCTGTATATAGCCTTTGGCTGGAAAATGACCTTTGTGCTGATTGCGGCACTGGGACTGATCTGGGTGATCCCCTGGTTGATGATCAACAAGGCTGCCCCAGATAAACACCCATGGCTTACTGAAAAAGAAAAGCAGCACATTTTGGATACCGACCTGCAGGACAGCAAACAAGCCGTAGCTACAAAGGTGCTGAGCTGGAAAGAACTGCTGAAATTCAGGAATACCTGGGGCATCATCAGCGGCAGGTTTTTTATAGACCCGGTATGGTGGCTGTTCGTGACCTGGCTGCCTACTTTCTTAAAAGAGCAGTTTTTGTTCGATATCAAACAGATTGGTGCCTTTACCTGGCTGCCCTACCTCTTTGCTGCCATAGGCAGTCTGGCCGGTGGCTACCATTCTTCCCGGCAGGTAAAACGGGGCCTTAATGCGGTGAAGGCCAGAAAAAATTCCATTACGCTGGGTTGCATCGTTATGCTGGCTTCACTAACGGTCATTGTTTATTTCCTGGACGGATTGAAAGATAGCCCTACACTGGCTATGGTGCTCATAGGTACTACCCTGTTTGGCTTTCAGTTCCTGATCGGCAACATACAGACCCTCCCCAGCGATTATTTCCATGGCAAAAACGTGGGTACTGTAGCAGGCATGGGCGGCACTGCAGCGGTAGCAGGCACATTGCTCACTACCTGGGCTGTCCCTATCATCACCAAAACAAGTTATGTATCCTTTTTTGTACTGGCAGCAGTGCTGGTACCCATCACATGGATATGCATCAAATACATCACAGCTAAAAAAGTAATTCATCAATAAATATTCAGAATATGCGTTTAAAAAATAAAATTGCAATAGTAACCGGCGGGTCAAGGGATATCGGCAGGGCAGTTTCAGTCCAACTGGCCCAGGAAGGGGCCAAAGTGGTCATCAATTACCACAGCAATGCTGCCAATGCAGAAGAAACCTTAAAAATGATAAAGGACAATGGCGGCGAAGCCATTATTGTTAAAGGCGATGTAACCAGATCGGCCGATGTGACCCAGCTGGTAGCCGCAGCAAGGGAAGCCTTTGGCGATGAGATCCACATCCTGGCCAATGTTGCAGGCGGCATGGTGGCAAGGAAACCTACCCTTGAGCTCGACGAAGCCTTCTGGGACGAGGTGATGGCCCTGAACCTGAAAAGTGTATACCTGGCCTGCAAAGCCT from Pedobacter africanus includes:
- a CDS encoding SDR family NAD(P)-dependent oxidoreductase, whose product is MRLKNKIAIVTGGSRDIGRAVSVQLAQEGAKVVINYHSNAANAEETLKMIKDNGGEAIIVKGDVTRSADVTQLVAAAREAFGDEIHILANVAGGMVARKPTLELDEAFWDEVMALNLKSVYLACKACIPYMTSGAAIVNLSSLAGRDGGGPGASAYATAKGGIMTYTRSLAKELGPKNIRVNAVLPGMIATTFHDTFSKPEVRVNVANATLLKREGTASEVADLVVYLASDQSSYITGANIDINGGLNFS
- a CDS encoding alpha/beta hydrolase gives rise to the protein MKHITLICWLFLASQTLIAQDSAQVIKKVSYPAGFTEQLNVVYTRVNGWEGKLDLYLPPVKNGGSPLVINIHGGGWNKGNKESQTGFGDFFKRGYAVANIAYRLTGVATAPAAVEDTRCALIYLISNAKKLNINPNKIVIMGGSAGGHLALMGGLLENDHIFDTNCRGIENIKVAAIIDKYGITDVWDWGYGPIKTSKSATAWLGDKAKDKDFARSVSPLYQVKKTSPPVFIVHGDADPIVPYQQSVALKAKLDELGVKNEFITVKGGQHGKFSSEDNKMVNAKIMDFLKGLGL
- a CDS encoding MFS transporter → MKVQGLRWYIIALIAVATVINYIDRSAINIMWPYIYKEFGIADADNKSALALITTFFMIAYALGQTFTGKLMDAVGTRLGMTISIISWSVSIALHAFARTLLSFNIFRFLLGFSEAGNWPGATKSNAEWFPPKERAIAQGIFGAGASLGSVVSAPVIALLYIAFGWKMTFVLIAALGLIWVIPWLMINKAAPDKHPWLTEKEKQHILDTDLQDSKQAVATKVLSWKELLKFRNTWGIISGRFFIDPVWWLFVTWLPTFLKEQFLFDIKQIGAFTWLPYLFAAIGSLAGGYHSSRQVKRGLNAVKARKNSITLGCIVMLASLTVIVYFLDGLKDSPTLAMVLIGTTLFGFQFLIGNIQTLPSDYFHGKNVGTVAGMGGTAAVAGTLLTTWAVPIITKTSYVSFFVLAAVLVPITWICIKYITAKKVIHQ